From a region of the Tenggerimyces flavus genome:
- a CDS encoding GrpB family protein → MSDAPLDRTRTVSSEEEIRAATVGEPSRPVGGRIVLAEYDPAWPSLFAREAERIRSVLGELVVRLEHTGSTSVPGLAAKPIIDLTLEVPDSSDEPAYVPPMEAAGYLLRIREPDWHEHRLFKGPDTNVNLHVFSAGSPETERMVRFRDWLRANEADRLLYEQTKRELASRDWEFVQNYADAKTGVVDEIMARALR, encoded by the coding sequence ATGTCTGACGCACCGCTCGATCGCACCCGTACCGTCTCCTCGGAGGAGGAGATCCGGGCGGCGACCGTGGGAGAGCCGAGCCGGCCGGTCGGTGGGCGGATCGTGCTGGCGGAGTACGACCCGGCGTGGCCGTCGTTGTTCGCGCGCGAGGCCGAGCGGATCCGTTCGGTGCTCGGCGAGCTGGTCGTACGGCTGGAGCACACCGGCTCGACCTCGGTGCCCGGGCTCGCGGCGAAGCCGATCATCGACCTGACGCTCGAAGTGCCAGACTCGTCCGACGAGCCTGCGTACGTCCCGCCGATGGAGGCCGCCGGCTACCTGCTGCGCATCCGGGAGCCGGACTGGCACGAGCACCGGTTGTTCAAGGGCCCGGACACGAACGTCAACCTGCACGTGTTCTCGGCCGGGTCGCCGGAGACCGAGCGGATGGTGCGGTTCCGGGACTGGCTGCGTGCGAACGAGGCCGACCGGCTGCTGTACGAGCAGACGAAGCGGGAGTTGGCGTCGCGGGACTGGGAGTTCGTGCAGAACTACGCGGACGCCAAGACCGGCGTCGTCGACGAGATCATGGCGCGGGCGCTGCGCTGA
- a CDS encoding phosphotransferase enzyme family protein, whose product MSLLALLSSWDLPAPSSVRDAARGTNNTMLIVEIGSSSYVLRGVQNFALEQVLAEHALLRELSALGLPFAVPSPLPTPDGRTVVSDGTELAALFPYVPGRHPEWKRPDEVAAAASALAELDLALAKLPLSLAPTDWRRPFTEIHPAVTDLDELIASLPASEGADWFAEHAHPTDEQHQVLQATLPVQIVHGDFALSNILLADDGSVAAILDFEIAGADLRLVDPVAGLHSVLAWSEDRDDDAPVQAFARGYTARWPLSEPELAALPAAVRHRALGSAIWRAGKWRRGQATLEDVVDRLDAGVRLESRTAAYSVAWWT is encoded by the coding sequence ATGAGCCTGCTCGCGCTGCTGTCCTCGTGGGACCTGCCGGCACCTTCCTCGGTGCGTGACGCGGCCCGCGGTACGAACAACACCATGCTGATCGTGGAGATCGGCTCGTCCTCGTACGTCCTGCGTGGGGTGCAGAACTTCGCGCTCGAGCAGGTCCTCGCCGAGCACGCTTTGCTGCGTGAGCTGTCCGCACTGGGGCTCCCGTTCGCCGTTCCGTCCCCGCTGCCGACTCCGGACGGTCGCACCGTGGTGTCGGACGGTACGGAGCTGGCGGCGCTGTTCCCGTACGTACCCGGCCGGCATCCGGAGTGGAAGCGGCCCGACGAGGTCGCCGCTGCCGCCTCCGCCCTGGCCGAGCTGGATCTCGCGCTCGCCAAGCTGCCGCTGTCGCTGGCGCCGACCGACTGGCGGCGGCCGTTCACCGAGATCCACCCGGCGGTGACGGACCTCGACGAGCTGATCGCCTCCCTACCGGCGTCGGAGGGCGCCGATTGGTTCGCCGAGCACGCGCACCCGACCGACGAGCAGCATCAGGTGCTGCAGGCGACGCTGCCGGTCCAGATCGTCCACGGCGACTTCGCGCTGTCGAACATCCTGCTGGCCGACGACGGCTCGGTGGCGGCCATCCTGGACTTCGAGATCGCGGGCGCCGACCTGCGCCTGGTCGACCCGGTGGCCGGCCTGCACTCCGTCCTCGCCTGGTCGGAGGACCGCGACGACGACGCGCCCGTGCAGGCGTTCGCTCGCGGCTACACCGCGCGCTGGCCGCTGTCGGAGCCGGAGCTCGCCGCCTTGCCGGCCGCGGTCCGGCACCGGGCCCTCGGCTCGGCGATCTGGCGCGCCGGCAAGTGGCGCCGTGGCCAGGCCACGCTGGAGGACGTCGTGGACCGGCTCGACGCCGGCGTTCGGCTGGAGTCCCGCACCGCCGCGTACTCCGTTGCCTGGTGGACGTAG
- a CDS encoding dienelactone hydrolase family protein, giving the protein MATYQDLGPYSDFVDAARARQPARDGGGVRAALGFDGPDTLPTDVRLEGTWERDGVVGEELTWSVGYGPRTAATFVKPAGATGPLPGVVALHSHDGYTFHGREKVVDGADGLPPDLTRIRNEQYGGVAFANRLAKAGFAVLAPDVFCWGSRRFPVETMPESIRRHTKVIAPDADEVTEQNAAGRLFENLVEKYCVLLGASMAGVVAAEDRMAVDYLASRPDVQAGKVGCVGLSGGGARSALLQATSERIGAAVVVGMMSTYEGLLDHNVAGHTWMFFPAGWARHSDWPDLAAARAPSPLLVQYDNEDPLFTPDGMRAAHAKLQAAYGEAGGYEGRFYDGPHKFDQPMQDDAAAWLTGQLSAAPAP; this is encoded by the coding sequence ATGGCGACCTACCAGGATCTGGGGCCGTACTCCGACTTCGTCGACGCCGCTCGTGCTCGTCAGCCAGCCAGGGATGGTGGCGGGGTGCGGGCGGCGTTGGGGTTCGACGGGCCTGACACCCTGCCGACCGACGTCCGGCTTGAGGGGACCTGGGAGCGCGACGGCGTGGTGGGCGAGGAGCTGACCTGGTCGGTCGGCTACGGCCCCAGGACAGCGGCTACTTTCGTCAAGCCCGCCGGAGCAACAGGCCCGTTGCCGGGTGTCGTCGCTCTGCACAGCCACGACGGCTACACGTTCCACGGCCGAGAGAAGGTCGTCGACGGCGCCGATGGCCTTCCGCCGGACCTGACGAGGATCCGGAACGAGCAGTACGGCGGCGTCGCGTTCGCCAACCGGTTGGCCAAAGCTGGCTTCGCGGTGCTCGCGCCGGACGTCTTCTGCTGGGGGAGCCGCCGGTTCCCGGTCGAGACGATGCCGGAGTCGATCCGCCGGCACACGAAGGTGATCGCGCCGGACGCGGACGAGGTGACCGAGCAGAACGCCGCTGGCAGGCTGTTCGAGAACCTCGTCGAGAAGTACTGCGTGCTCCTCGGCGCCAGCATGGCCGGCGTCGTCGCGGCCGAGGACCGGATGGCCGTGGATTACCTCGCCTCGAGGCCGGACGTGCAAGCCGGCAAGGTCGGCTGCGTCGGCCTGTCCGGCGGCGGTGCGCGGTCGGCGCTGCTGCAGGCGACGAGCGAACGGATCGGTGCGGCGGTCGTGGTCGGGATGATGTCCACGTACGAGGGCCTGCTCGACCACAACGTCGCCGGGCACACGTGGATGTTCTTCCCCGCCGGCTGGGCCCGCCACAGCGACTGGCCCGACCTCGCCGCCGCGCGGGCGCCGTCGCCGCTGCTCGTGCAGTACGACAACGAGGATCCGCTGTTCACGCCCGACGGTATGCGCGCGGCGCACGCGAAGCTGCAGGCGGCGTACGGCGAAGCAGGCGGATACGAGGGCAGGTTCTACGACGGCCCGCACAAGTTCGACCAACCCATGCAGGACGACGCCGCGGCCTGGCTGACCGGGCAGCTCAGCGCAGCGCCCGCGCCATGA
- a CDS encoding class II fumarate hydratase has product MVEDAEFRIEHDTMGEVRVPVWAKYRAQTQRAVENFPISGTTLERQHIRALALIKGAAAKVNAELGVVDAGIAKAIQDAAQRVADGEFDAHFPIDVFQTGSGTSSNMNTNEVIATLASESLGSNVHPNDHVNASQSSNDVFPSSIHIAATNAVLNDLMPALGHLNEALSRKGTEFADIVKSGRTHLMDATPVTLGQEFFGYAAQITHGIERLNATLPRVAELPLGGTAVGTGINTPPGFADKVITELVAATSLPLTEARDHFEAQGARDGLVELSGQLRTIAVGLYKIANDIRWMGSGPRTGLAELALPDLQPGSSIMPGKVNPVIPEAARQVVAQVIGNDAAVAFSGSQGDFELNVMLPVMARNLLESIRLLANVSRLFADRLVDGITANVERCKEYAESSPSVVTPLNRYIGYENAAKVAKTALAERKTIKQVVLEQGYVDRGDLTEEQLDAALDVLSMTHP; this is encoded by the coding sequence ATGGTCGAGGACGCTGAGTTTCGGATCGAGCACGACACGATGGGTGAGGTTCGGGTGCCCGTCTGGGCCAAGTACCGCGCCCAGACGCAGCGGGCGGTGGAGAACTTCCCGATCTCCGGCACCACGCTGGAGCGCCAGCACATCCGCGCGCTCGCGCTGATCAAGGGCGCCGCCGCCAAGGTCAACGCCGAGCTGGGCGTGGTCGACGCCGGCATCGCAAAGGCGATCCAGGACGCCGCGCAGCGCGTCGCCGACGGCGAGTTCGACGCGCACTTCCCGATCGACGTGTTCCAGACCGGCTCCGGCACGAGCAGCAACATGAACACCAACGAGGTCATCGCCACGCTCGCCTCGGAGTCGCTCGGCAGCAACGTGCACCCGAACGACCACGTGAACGCGTCGCAGTCCAGCAACGACGTGTTCCCCTCCTCGATCCACATCGCCGCGACGAACGCTGTCCTGAACGACCTGATGCCCGCGCTCGGCCACCTGAACGAGGCGCTCAGCCGCAAGGGCACCGAGTTCGCCGACATCGTGAAATCCGGCCGTACCCACCTGATGGACGCCACGCCGGTCACGCTCGGCCAGGAGTTCTTCGGGTACGCCGCCCAGATCACGCACGGCATCGAGCGCCTCAACGCCACGCTGCCCCGCGTCGCCGAGCTCCCACTCGGCGGCACCGCGGTCGGCACCGGCATCAACACCCCGCCCGGGTTCGCCGACAAGGTGATCACCGAGCTGGTCGCGGCCACCAGCCTGCCGCTCACCGAGGCGCGCGACCACTTCGAGGCCCAGGGTGCCCGGGACGGGCTCGTCGAGCTGTCCGGTCAGCTCCGGACGATCGCCGTCGGCCTGTACAAGATCGCGAACGACATCCGTTGGATGGGCTCCGGCCCGCGCACCGGCCTCGCCGAGCTGGCGCTGCCCGACCTCCAGCCGGGCAGCAGCATCATGCCCGGCAAGGTCAACCCGGTGATCCCCGAAGCAGCGCGCCAGGTCGTCGCGCAGGTGATCGGCAACGACGCCGCGGTGGCGTTCAGCGGTTCGCAGGGTGACTTCGAGCTGAACGTGATGCTGCCGGTGATGGCGCGCAACCTGCTCGAGTCGATTCGCCTGCTGGCCAACGTCAGTCGGCTCTTCGCGGACCGGCTCGTCGACGGCATCACTGCAAATGTTGAACGCTGCAAGGAGTATGCGGAGTCGTCACCTTCCGTCGTGACTCCTTTGAACCGCTACATCGGGTACGAAAACGCCGCCAAGGTTGCGAAAACCGCCCTCGCCGAACGAAAGACCATCAAGCAGGTCGTTCTGGAGCAGGGGTACGTCGACCGCGGCGATCTCACCGAGGAGCAACTCGATGCGGCATTGGATGTTTTGTCCATGACACACCCGTAA
- a CDS encoding SDR family oxidoreductase, which produces MLSRQAHPAKDGVEYVVGDLATGDGLSEAVEGVNTVVHLGGSAKGDDAKARHLVDAAKPAGVRHVVYVSVVGADRVPVKSGMDRAMFGYFETKLAAERVIAESGLPWTTLRATQFHEAMLAMVRAMAKLPVVPVMVGFRFQPVAAADVAERLVELALGAPAGLVPDLAGPTSYGLDELARDYLRATHRRRPILSLPMPGNAARAYRDGANLPTAGAAKGHRTWEAVLAEQTS; this is translated from the coding sequence GTGCTCAGCCGGCAGGCCCACCCCGCGAAAGACGGCGTCGAGTACGTCGTCGGCGACCTGGCCACCGGCGACGGACTCAGCGAAGCCGTCGAGGGCGTAAACACCGTCGTCCACCTCGGCGGATCCGCCAAGGGCGACGACGCCAAGGCGCGCCACCTCGTCGACGCCGCCAAGCCGGCCGGCGTCCGGCATGTGGTGTACGTCAGCGTGGTCGGCGCCGACCGCGTACCGGTCAAGAGCGGCATGGACCGCGCGATGTTCGGCTATTTCGAGACCAAGCTGGCCGCCGAACGGGTGATCGCCGAGTCCGGGCTGCCGTGGACCACTCTCCGCGCGACGCAGTTCCACGAGGCGATGCTCGCGATGGTCCGCGCGATGGCGAAGCTCCCGGTCGTCCCTGTGATGGTCGGCTTCCGGTTCCAGCCCGTCGCCGCCGCGGACGTGGCCGAACGGCTCGTCGAACTGGCCCTCGGCGCGCCCGCCGGCCTCGTACCCGACCTCGCCGGCCCGACGTCGTACGGCCTGGACGAGCTCGCCCGCGACTACCTGCGCGCCACCCATCGGCGCCGGCCGATCCTGTCCCTCCCGATGCCGGGCAACGCCGCCCGCGCCTACCGGGACGGCGCCAACCTCCCGACCGCGGGAGCGGCGAAAGGCCACCGCACCTGGGAGGCTGTCCTCGCGGAGCAGACGAGCTGA